A window of Parasynechococcus marenigrum WH 8102 contains these coding sequences:
- the nadC gene encoding carboxylating nicotinate-nucleotide diphosphorylase — translation MDWQSSALTRALDRWLEEDIGRGDLTASALQRKHGYAHWIAKQPGCFCGGPLVQQLFQRLDPEVSVHLLRDDGAAVEVGDRLLDLEGPATALVAGERTALNLAMRLSGIATATAELVAQLQGTGVRLADTRKTTPGLRLLEKYAVRCGGGINHRMGLDDAAMLKENHIAWAGGITMAIAAVREQAPWPTAVIVEAETEAQALEAVRAGANGVLLDEFSPKQLTQLVPRLRASSTGVVVLEASGIQPEQLQAYAATGIDLISTSAPVTRSRWLDLSMRFT, via the coding sequence ATGGATTGGCAGTCCTCGGCACTCACCCGCGCCCTCGATCGATGGCTGGAGGAAGACATCGGTCGCGGCGATCTCACCGCTTCAGCTCTGCAGCGCAAGCACGGCTATGCCCATTGGATCGCGAAGCAGCCTGGCTGTTTCTGTGGGGGCCCCTTGGTGCAACAGCTGTTCCAACGGCTTGATCCTGAAGTGAGCGTTCACTTGCTCCGGGATGACGGTGCCGCGGTGGAGGTGGGTGATCGCCTGCTCGACCTGGAAGGCCCGGCCACGGCCCTGGTGGCTGGCGAGCGCACCGCCTTGAACCTGGCCATGCGGCTGTCAGGCATCGCCACCGCCACCGCTGAATTGGTGGCTCAGCTCCAGGGCACGGGTGTGCGTCTGGCCGACACCCGCAAGACGACACCGGGGCTTCGCTTGCTGGAGAAATATGCGGTGCGCTGCGGTGGTGGCATCAACCACCGCATGGGTCTCGATGATGCGGCAATGCTGAAGGAGAACCACATCGCCTGGGCGGGGGGCATCACGATGGCCATCGCCGCAGTGCGTGAGCAGGCCCCCTGGCCTACGGCCGTGATTGTGGAAGCGGAGACGGAGGCTCAGGCGCTGGAGGCGGTGCGGGCGGGCGCCAATGGGGTGCTGCTGGATGAATTCAGCCCTAAGCAGCTCACGCAGCTGGTGCCGCGCCTGCGGGCCTCCAGCACCGGTGTGGTGGTGCTGGAGGCCTCCGGCATTCAGCCCGAGCAGTTGCAGGCCTACGCCGCCACCGGCATTGATCTGATCTCCACCAGCGCGCCGGTGACCCGCAGCCGCTGGCTGGATCTGAGCATGCGTTTCACCTGA
- a CDS encoding pyridoxal phosphate-dependent aminotransferase, with the protein MSDTIQPFTPGGAPAARAAVEQLKAYSAPLEGRRHMLRLDFNENTIGPSPLVAQALRNFSTEEIAVYPEYDGLREALLQNLVETGCRPGLKPAQVGLFNGVDAAIHAVLQAYGDAGETLLTTAPTFGYYSPCAGMQGMTIKAISYEGETFDFPLAAIQEALAARTPRLLLICNPNNPTGTRLPADQVIALAASAPGTLVVVDELYEAFTGDSVLPSADFTATPNLLVFRSLAKTAGLAGLRIGFAIGHADVVDRVSRVTGPYDVNSVAVAAAFAALADQSYVDAYVAEVLRARDWTVEALLQADVRHHCDGGNYLLIWPRRSVEEIDAALRSEGILIRSMAGKPLIDGCFRVSIGTTSQMQRFMEAYLSIDP; encoded by the coding sequence GTGAGCGACACCATCCAACCGTTCACCCCCGGTGGTGCTCCGGCGGCCCGTGCCGCAGTGGAGCAGCTCAAGGCCTACAGCGCGCCTCTGGAGGGTCGCCGCCATATGCTGCGGCTTGATTTCAACGAGAACACGATTGGCCCCAGCCCCCTGGTGGCCCAGGCGCTGCGCAACTTCAGCACCGAAGAAATTGCCGTTTATCCGGAGTACGACGGCCTGCGGGAGGCGCTGCTCCAGAACCTGGTGGAGACCGGCTGCCGTCCGGGGTTGAAGCCTGCTCAGGTGGGCCTGTTCAACGGTGTGGATGCCGCCATCCATGCGGTATTGCAGGCCTATGGCGATGCCGGTGAAACGTTGCTGACCACAGCGCCCACCTTCGGGTATTACAGCCCCTGCGCTGGGATGCAGGGCATGACGATCAAGGCGATCTCCTACGAGGGGGAGACGTTTGACTTCCCCCTGGCGGCCATTCAGGAGGCGTTGGCGGCTCGCACGCCGCGGTTGCTGTTGATCTGCAACCCCAACAACCCCACCGGCACGCGCTTGCCAGCGGATCAGGTGATTGCTTTGGCGGCCTCAGCCCCGGGCACCTTGGTGGTGGTGGATGAGCTCTACGAGGCCTTCACCGGGGACAGCGTGCTGCCGAGCGCGGATTTCACGGCCACACCGAATCTGCTGGTGTTCCGCTCCTTGGCCAAAACAGCTGGATTGGCGGGGTTGCGGATTGGCTTTGCCATTGGTCATGCCGATGTGGTCGATCGGGTGAGCCGCGTCACGGGGCCTTACGACGTCAACAGCGTGGCCGTGGCTGCGGCGTTTGCTGCCTTGGCCGATCAGTCGTATGTGGACGCCTATGTGGCCGAGGTGCTGCGTGCTCGCGATTGGACCGTTGAGGCACTGCTACAGGCTGATGTGCGCCATCACTGCGACGGAGGCAACTACCTCTTGATCTGGCCCCGGCGCTCCGTGGAAGAGATCGATGCGGCCTTGCGCAGTGAGGGCATCCTGATCCGTTCCATGGCGGGCAAACCGCTGATTGATGGGTGTTTCCGCGTCAGCATCGGCACCACCAGCCAGATGCAGCGCTTTATGGAGGCCTATCTGAGCATCGATCCATGA
- a CDS encoding permease produces the protein MSTQHQIRLRIQTGDLDGLLGLGLNNLIQVLLIISLCRGVLGFPDRLLFGTILPATGISLLLGNLIYAQQARRLGQEEQRGDCTALPYGVNTVSLFAFVFLVMLPAKLAALDAGLSEAEAVQRSWQVGLMACLGSGVIETLGAFVAQHLRRWLPRAALLSTLAGIALGYIALGFLLRTYAHPLVCLTSLSVILLGYLARVRWPLPTGLLALLLGMVLAWGSGLITPDAASWTQAARVVGVHLPSLQLSALWQSRFDLIPWLGVIVPMGLFNLIGSLQNLESAAAAGDAYPTRGSLLVDGCGTLTAAALGSCFPTTLYIGHPGFKALGARSAYSWMNGVVMAVGCLFGLFGVVTVLIPVEAGLAILLYIGLAMASQAFASTPERHGPAVVLGMLPGLAGWGALMLKAGIRAGGAAGDPQLFGPQLLTQLATADIWAAGVFALEQGQIITAMLLSAWLVYAIEGRFLAAACCSAMAALLAWFGVIHAWQFSPGDTVMHLGWGTGQAWAEGYAAITVIVLLARWRQQTHH, from the coding sequence TTGTCGACACAACACCAAATAAGGCTCAGGATCCAGACCGGTGATCTCGACGGTCTACTTGGGCTGGGCCTGAACAACCTGATTCAAGTCCTGCTGATCATCAGCCTGTGCCGCGGCGTGCTCGGCTTCCCCGACAGGCTGCTCTTCGGAACAATCCTGCCGGCAACGGGGATCAGCCTGCTGCTGGGAAATCTGATCTATGCCCAGCAGGCCCGGAGGCTGGGCCAAGAGGAGCAAAGGGGCGACTGCACAGCGCTTCCCTACGGGGTCAACACGGTGAGCCTGTTCGCCTTTGTGTTTCTGGTGATGCTCCCGGCCAAGTTGGCTGCTCTCGATGCAGGACTGAGCGAGGCCGAGGCCGTGCAGCGCTCCTGGCAGGTGGGATTGATGGCTTGCCTCGGGTCCGGCGTCATCGAAACCCTCGGTGCCTTTGTTGCCCAGCACTTACGGCGCTGGTTACCTCGGGCTGCGCTGCTCTCCACCCTGGCGGGCATCGCGCTGGGCTACATCGCTCTGGGATTTCTGCTGCGCACCTACGCCCATCCCCTGGTTTGCCTCACCAGCCTGAGTGTGATCCTGCTGGGCTATCTCGCCAGGGTGCGCTGGCCACTGCCGACGGGACTGCTGGCCTTGCTGCTGGGCATGGTTCTGGCCTGGGGGAGCGGACTGATCACTCCCGATGCTGCGAGCTGGACGCAGGCTGCTCGTGTTGTTGGCGTTCACCTGCCCAGTCTCCAGCTGTCTGCGCTCTGGCAAAGCCGCTTTGATCTGATCCCCTGGCTGGGGGTGATCGTGCCGATGGGGCTGTTCAACCTGATCGGCTCACTGCAAAACCTGGAGAGTGCGGCAGCAGCCGGCGACGCCTACCCGACACGAGGCAGCCTGCTGGTGGATGGCTGCGGCACCCTCACAGCTGCGGCCCTGGGCTCCTGTTTTCCGACAACCCTCTACATCGGGCATCCGGGCTTCAAAGCCCTGGGGGCACGCTCGGCCTACTCCTGGATGAACGGGGTAGTGATGGCCGTCGGCTGCTTGTTCGGCCTTTTCGGGGTGGTGACTGTGCTGATCCCAGTGGAAGCGGGGCTTGCGATCCTGCTGTATATCGGCCTGGCCATGGCCTCGCAAGCCTTCGCCTCAACACCTGAGCGCCATGGTCCGGCCGTGGTGCTCGGGATGCTTCCCGGTTTGGCGGGCTGGGGCGCACTGATGCTCAAAGCTGGCATCCGAGCCGGAGGAGCAGCGGGTGATCCCCAGCTGTTCGGGCCGCAGCTGCTGACGCAACTGGCCACGGCCGACATCTGGGCCGCTGGCGTTTTCGCGCTGGAGCAGGGGCAGATCATCACGGCCATGCTGCTTTCGGCCTGGCTTGTCTATGCGATTGAAGGTCGCTTTCTGGCCGCCGCCTGTTGCTCCGCCATGGCCGCGCTACTGGCCTGGTTCGGCGTCATCCATGCCTGGCAGTTCAGTCCGGGGGACACGGTGATGCATTTGGGCTGGGGCACCGGCCAAGCCTGGGCGGAAGGCTACGCCGCCATCACCGTGATTGTGTTGTTGGCGCGATGGCGCCAGCAAACTCACCATTGA
- the mnmE gene encoding tRNA uridine-5-carboxymethylaminomethyl(34) synthesis GTPase MnmE, with translation MNASDTIAAVATAVAPGQGGIAVVRVSGPAAEATGRSVVHCPGRQVCGSHRVMYGHVIDGEGRRLDEVLLLLMRGPRSFTGEDVVEIHCHGGVVAVQQVLERVLAHPGVRRALPGEFSQRAVLNGRLDLTRAEAVSELVAARSRRAAELAMAGLDGGIQAKITALRERLLDQLTELEARVDFEEDLPPLDGDALLDGLQQVRQALLTLVADGERADALRSGLRVALVGRPNVGKSSLLNRLSRRERAIVTELPGTTRDLLESEIVLEGVPITLLDTAGIRSTDDAVEQLGIARSEEALATADVVLLVLDGHAGWTAEDAALLARIPEHIPRILVANKADLPAGALPQPVDVQLSALEGTGEEDLVQALLERCGAAGTEGVLLALNERQRDLAATAAAALGRSQEVAAQQLPWDFWTIDLREAIRALGEITGEELTEAVLDRVFSRFCIGK, from the coding sequence CTGAACGCCTCAGACACCATTGCTGCCGTGGCGACAGCTGTGGCGCCAGGCCAGGGGGGAATCGCTGTGGTGCGTGTCTCTGGCCCTGCCGCAGAAGCGACTGGGCGCAGCGTTGTCCACTGCCCAGGTCGTCAGGTCTGTGGATCGCACCGGGTGATGTATGGCCATGTGATCGATGGCGAGGGACGGCGTCTCGATGAGGTGCTGCTGCTGCTAATGCGTGGACCTCGCAGTTTTACGGGTGAGGACGTGGTGGAGATCCACTGCCATGGCGGGGTGGTCGCGGTGCAGCAGGTGCTGGAACGGGTGCTGGCGCATCCGGGGGTGCGGCGGGCGTTGCCGGGGGAATTCAGCCAAAGGGCCGTGCTCAATGGTCGGCTCGATCTCACCCGCGCGGAGGCAGTGAGTGAATTGGTGGCGGCCCGCAGTCGGCGGGCCGCCGAGTTGGCAATGGCCGGCCTCGATGGCGGGATCCAGGCCAAGATCACGGCCCTGCGGGAGCGGCTGCTGGATCAGCTCACCGAGCTGGAGGCGCGGGTGGATTTCGAGGAGGATCTGCCGCCGTTGGATGGCGATGCCTTGCTGGATGGCTTGCAGCAGGTGCGCCAGGCGCTACTCACCCTGGTGGCGGATGGAGAGCGCGCGGATGCTCTGCGCAGCGGCCTTCGGGTGGCGTTGGTGGGCCGCCCCAACGTGGGCAAGAGCTCGCTGTTGAATCGGCTCAGCCGGCGGGAGCGGGCGATTGTGACTGAGCTGCCGGGTACCACCCGCGATCTGCTGGAGAGCGAGATCGTGTTGGAGGGGGTGCCGATCACACTGCTCGATACCGCCGGCATTCGAAGCACCGACGATGCGGTGGAACAGCTGGGAATTGCCCGCAGCGAAGAGGCTCTGGCCACGGCGGATGTAGTGCTGTTAGTGCTCGATGGTCATGCGGGCTGGACCGCCGAAGACGCTGCTTTGCTGGCGCGCATCCCGGAGCACATCCCCAGGATCCTTGTCGCCAACAAGGCGGATCTTCCCGCGGGGGCCTTGCCCCAGCCAGTGGATGTGCAGCTGTCGGCGTTGGAGGGCACGGGTGAAGAAGACCTGGTGCAGGCTCTGCTGGAGCGTTGTGGGGCTGCTGGTACTGAAGGGGTGCTACTAGCGCTGAACGAGCGCCAAAGGGATCTGGCCGCTACTGCCGCCGCTGCTCTTGGCCGCAGTCAGGAGGTGGCGGCCCAGCAATTGCCCTGGGACTTCTGGACGATCGACCTACGCGAGGCGATCCGGGCTCTGGGTGAGATCACCGGCGAGGAGCTCACTGAAGCGGTGCTTGATCGCGTGTTTTCCCGCTTCTGCATTGGCAAATGA
- a CDS encoding RelA/SpoT family protein, whose translation MLDASSPQDSSRTDSAPAPVVCGRPELRRHPVRHPDEYNILLPEWLRQCILNVPPGLGQSCPTDPEALLVAAFDFGFQLHEGQFRASGDPCIVHPVAVADLLRDIGASASVIAAGFLHDVVEDTDVTPDQIELHFGSEVRELVEGVTKLGGIHFNNRTEAQAENLRRMFLAMASDIRVVLVKLADRLHNMRTLGALKEEKRQRIARETKEIYAPLANRLGIGRFKWELEDLAFKLLEPEAFREIQQEVASKRSEREERLGVTVALLNDRLAQAGLEGCEVSGRPKHLFGIWSKMQRQQKAFHEIYDVAALRIITPSVEACYRALAVVHDTFRPIPGRFKDYIGLPKPNGYQSLHTAVIGRHRPIEVQIRTIEMHRVAEFGIAAHWKYKEGGSPASSSSEAERFNWLRQLVDWQQEGGNDDHNDYLSSIKEDLFDEEVFVFTPKGDVVGLRKGATPVDFAYRIHSEVGNHCHGARINDRLCPLTTALHNGDFVQILTSNTAHPSLDWLNFVATPTARNRIRQWYKRSHRDETIERGKDLLERELGRDGFEALLKGEAMTRVAQRCNVGSTDDLLASLGFGAVTLQQVLNRFREEIRLIAEQDSAPPSNEEVARALVPSKEPGSDQRHSEDAILGLEGLDYRLGGCCSPLPGEAIVGTVALGNHGITIHRQECANVESIPKDRRLPVRWNVHGAQPLQRFPVQLRIEVIDRVGILKDILMRLSDGAINVSDAQVKTAVGRPARIDLRVELRGSDQLNRTMDQIRSMADVIGIARTGVS comes from the coding sequence ATGCTCGACGCTTCCTCACCACAGGACTCCTCCCGGACCGACAGTGCTCCGGCTCCTGTTGTGTGCGGACGTCCGGAGCTGAGGCGTCATCCGGTCCGCCACCCGGACGAATACAACATTCTTCTGCCGGAGTGGCTCCGGCAATGCATCCTCAACGTCCCACCGGGCCTGGGGCAGAGCTGTCCGACCGATCCTGAAGCGCTGCTGGTGGCGGCCTTCGATTTCGGTTTTCAGCTGCACGAGGGCCAATTCCGGGCCAGCGGTGACCCTTGCATCGTTCATCCCGTTGCCGTTGCCGATCTGCTGAGGGACATCGGCGCCAGCGCCAGCGTGATCGCCGCCGGATTCCTGCATGACGTGGTGGAAGACACCGACGTCACCCCTGACCAGATCGAACTGCATTTCGGCTCTGAAGTGCGCGAGCTGGTGGAGGGAGTCACCAAGCTGGGTGGCATTCACTTCAACAACCGCACCGAGGCCCAGGCAGAGAACCTGCGGCGAATGTTCTTGGCGATGGCCAGTGACATCCGCGTGGTGCTGGTGAAGCTGGCGGATCGGCTCCACAACATGCGGACCCTCGGGGCGCTCAAGGAGGAGAAGCGCCAGCGCATTGCCCGGGAGACCAAGGAGATCTATGCCCCCTTGGCCAATCGGCTGGGCATCGGTCGCTTCAAGTGGGAACTGGAGGACCTGGCGTTCAAGTTGCTGGAGCCGGAGGCGTTCCGGGAGATCCAGCAGGAGGTGGCCAGCAAGCGCAGTGAGCGTGAGGAGCGGCTGGGGGTCACCGTCGCACTGCTCAACGATCGCTTGGCTCAGGCCGGCCTTGAGGGTTGTGAAGTCAGCGGCCGTCCGAAGCACCTGTTCGGCATCTGGAGCAAGATGCAGCGCCAGCAGAAGGCGTTCCACGAGATTTATGACGTGGCCGCGCTGCGGATCATCACGCCGAGTGTCGAGGCCTGTTACCGGGCCCTGGCCGTGGTGCATGACACCTTCCGTCCGATTCCCGGTCGTTTCAAGGACTACATCGGTCTGCCCAAGCCCAATGGCTACCAGTCGCTGCATACGGCAGTGATCGGACGTCACCGTCCGATCGAGGTGCAGATCCGCACCATTGAGATGCACCGTGTCGCGGAATTCGGCATCGCCGCCCACTGGAAATACAAGGAGGGTGGTTCACCTGCCAGCAGCAGCAGCGAGGCGGAACGCTTCAACTGGCTGCGGCAACTGGTGGATTGGCAACAGGAGGGTGGCAACGACGACCACAACGACTACCTCTCATCAATCAAAGAGGACCTCTTCGACGAAGAGGTGTTTGTGTTCACGCCGAAGGGCGACGTGGTGGGGCTGCGCAAAGGGGCGACCCCGGTGGACTTCGCCTACCGGATCCATTCCGAGGTGGGGAACCACTGCCACGGTGCCCGCATCAATGACCGGCTCTGTCCGCTGACCACGGCGCTGCATAACGGTGACTTTGTTCAGATCCTCACCAGCAACACAGCCCATCCGAGCTTGGATTGGCTCAATTTCGTCGCCACCCCCACGGCCCGGAACCGCATCCGTCAGTGGTACAAGCGCAGCCACCGGGACGAGACGATCGAGCGGGGCAAAGATCTGCTTGAGCGTGAACTGGGACGGGATGGCTTCGAAGCCCTGTTGAAGGGTGAGGCGATGACCCGGGTGGCGCAGCGCTGCAACGTCGGATCCACCGATGACCTGCTGGCCTCGCTCGGCTTCGGTGCCGTGACCCTGCAACAGGTGCTCAATCGCTTCCGCGAGGAGATCCGTTTGATCGCCGAGCAGGACAGCGCTCCCCCCAGCAACGAGGAGGTGGCCAGGGCCCTTGTTCCCTCAAAGGAGCCAGGTTCAGATCAACGCCACAGCGAAGACGCGATTCTTGGCCTCGAAGGATTGGACTACCGCCTGGGGGGCTGTTGCAGCCCTCTACCGGGTGAAGCAATTGTTGGCACGGTGGCACTCGGCAACCATGGCATTACCATCCACCGCCAGGAGTGCGCCAATGTTGAGTCGATTCCCAAGGATCGGCGCTTGCCGGTGCGGTGGAACGTCCATGGTGCACAGCCCCTACAACGGTTTCCGGTGCAGTTGCGGATCGAGGTGATCGACCGTGTGGGCATTCTCAAGGACATCCTGATGCGCCTGTCCGATGGGGCCATCAACGTCAGTGACGCACAGGTGAAAACGGCTGTGGGACGACCGGCGAGGATCGACCTGCGGGTGGAACTGAGAGGTTCGGATCAGCTCAACCGCACCATGGATCAAATCCGTTCCATGGCAGATGTGATTGGCATCGCCAGAACAGGGGTCAGCTGA
- the argS gene encoding arginine--tRNA ligase — protein sequence MLSLSNTLDAQLRAAMQRAFPVADAVLDPQLAPASKPEFGDFQANGALPLAKPLKQAPRQIATAIVEQLQADSGFTDLCLEPQIAGPGFINLTIRPERLAAEVSARLGDERLGVPAVEQAAPVVVDFSSPNIAKEMHVGHLRSTIIGDSLARVLEFRGHTVLRLNHVGDWGTQFGMLITHLKQVAPDALETADAVDLGDLVAFYREAKKRFDDDEAFQSTSREEVVKLQGGDPVSLKAWGLLCDQSRREFQKIYDRLDIRLNERGESFYNPFLPAVIDGLKAAELLVTDDGAQCVFLEGVQGKDGKPLPVIVQKSDGGFNYATTDLAAIRYRFGAAPDGDGARRVVYVTDAGQANHFAGVFQVAERAGWIPDGARLEHVPFGLVQGEDGKKLKTRAGDTVRLRDLLDEAVERAETDLRSRLKEEERSESEEFIQNVAGTVGLAAVKYADLSQNRITNYQFSFDRMLALQGNTAPYLLYAVVRIAGIARKGGDLEVSTGQLQFSEPQEWALVRELLKFDSVIAEVEEELLPNRLCSYLFELSQVFNRFYDQVPVLKADPEALASRLALCRLTADTLRLGLGLLGIATLDRM from the coding sequence ATGCTCAGCCTGTCCAACACCCTGGATGCCCAGCTGCGGGCGGCGATGCAACGGGCCTTCCCGGTGGCCGATGCGGTGCTGGACCCCCAGCTGGCTCCCGCCAGCAAGCCGGAATTCGGTGACTTCCAGGCCAACGGTGCGCTGCCCCTGGCCAAGCCCTTGAAGCAGGCCCCCCGGCAGATCGCCACCGCGATTGTGGAGCAGCTGCAGGCCGATTCTGGTTTCACAGACCTGTGCCTGGAGCCGCAGATCGCCGGGCCTGGATTCATCAACCTCACGATTCGGCCGGAGCGGCTGGCGGCGGAGGTGTCGGCGCGGCTGGGGGACGAGCGTCTCGGTGTGCCTGCAGTGGAGCAGGCTGCTCCGGTGGTGGTGGATTTCTCCAGCCCCAACATCGCCAAGGAGATGCATGTGGGGCATCTGCGCTCCACGATCATTGGTGACTCGCTGGCGCGGGTGCTGGAGTTCCGCGGCCATACGGTGCTGCGTCTTAACCACGTGGGCGACTGGGGCACCCAGTTCGGGATGTTGATCACCCACCTCAAGCAGGTGGCGCCGGACGCGCTCGAGACCGCCGATGCAGTGGATCTAGGCGATCTGGTGGCCTTCTACCGCGAAGCCAAGAAACGCTTTGATGACGATGAGGCCTTCCAATCCACCTCCCGGGAGGAGGTGGTGAAACTGCAGGGGGGCGATCCGGTGTCGCTCAAGGCCTGGGGGCTGCTCTGCGATCAGTCGCGGCGTGAGTTCCAGAAGATCTACGACCGGCTCGACATTCGCCTCAATGAGCGAGGTGAGTCGTTCTACAACCCCTTCCTGCCCGCGGTGATTGATGGCTTGAAGGCCGCTGAACTGCTGGTCACTGACGACGGTGCCCAGTGTGTGTTCCTCGAAGGTGTTCAGGGCAAAGACGGCAAGCCCCTGCCGGTGATCGTGCAGAAGAGTGATGGCGGCTTCAACTACGCCACCACCGACCTGGCGGCCATCCGCTATCGCTTTGGTGCAGCTCCGGATGGGGATGGTGCCCGCCGTGTGGTGTATGTCACCGATGCCGGCCAGGCGAATCATTTTGCCGGGGTATTCCAGGTGGCCGAACGGGCCGGCTGGATCCCGGACGGTGCGCGCCTCGAGCACGTTCCCTTTGGCCTGGTGCAAGGGGAGGACGGCAAGAAGCTCAAGACCCGCGCAGGCGACACGGTGCGGTTGCGGGATCTGCTCGATGAAGCCGTCGAGCGCGCCGAAACCGACCTGCGTTCACGCCTGAAGGAAGAGGAGCGCAGTGAGTCGGAGGAGTTCATCCAGAACGTGGCGGGCACCGTCGGCCTGGCGGCGGTGAAATACGCCGATCTCAGCCAGAACCGGATCACCAACTACCAATTCTCCTTTGATCGGATGCTGGCGTTGCAGGGCAACACGGCCCCGTATTTGCTCTATGCGGTGGTGCGCATCGCCGGTATCGCCCGCAAAGGGGGTGACCTGGAGGTGTCGACGGGGCAGCTGCAGTTCAGCGAACCCCAGGAATGGGCCCTGGTGCGGGAGCTGCTCAAGTTCGATTCTGTGATCGCTGAGGTGGAGGAGGAGCTACTGCCCAACCGCCTTTGCAGCTATCTGTTCGAGCTCAGCCAGGTGTTCAACCGCTTCTACGACCAGGTGCCGGTGCTCAAGGCGGATCCTGAAGCGCTGGCATCCCGCCTCGCCCTCTGCCGCTTAACGGCAGACACCCTCAGACTGGGTCTCGGACTGCTGGGCATCGCCACCCTGGACCGCATGTGA
- a CDS encoding DUF2062 domain-containing protein: MQRLLQTNRERLRRGLQWLWEQEGTPGQRARGLAAGVFCGCFPFFGLQIVLSIGVASLTRGNHLLAAAGTLVSNPITYVPLYWFNFVVGSRLLGPLAGTDLDDVNRSNLWDQGWDVLQRLLLGSTLVGGLMALLLGLLAYLLFQRRPSIS; the protein is encoded by the coding sequence ATGCAACGGTTGCTGCAAACCAACCGTGAACGACTGCGCCGCGGCCTGCAATGGCTGTGGGAGCAAGAGGGCACACCGGGGCAACGGGCCCGGGGGCTAGCGGCTGGAGTGTTCTGCGGCTGCTTCCCGTTTTTCGGCCTGCAGATCGTGCTGAGCATTGGGGTAGCGAGCCTGACCCGCGGCAACCATCTCCTGGCGGCAGCGGGAACACTGGTGAGCAACCCGATCACCTATGTGCCGCTGTACTGGTTCAACTTCGTGGTGGGCAGCCGGCTGCTCGGACCTCTTGCCGGAACCGACTTGGATGATGTGAACCGCAGCAACCTCTGGGACCAAGGCTGGGACGTCCTGCAGCGGCTTCTGCTGGGATCCACATTGGTGGGAGGGCTGATGGCTTTACTGCTCGGGCTGCTGGCCTACCTGCTCTTCCAACGCCGCCCGAGCATCAGCTGA